A genomic stretch from Vanrija pseudolonga chromosome 6, complete sequence includes:
- the AKR1 gene encoding Palmitoyltransferase AKR1: MKLTIKAYRPVAVWKWDTSTEPHKPYHFAERGYDQDEDDDDDDDVCVWGECTHVFHMHCLLKWIDTESSKQQCPLDRRPWVTADRKPDQLPTTVSGAPMASVAPGPMPRREDSDDEGEVVEAAEGAEVGEAVAAGEDVEIDPERAKSPPPSAFGCSISSISLHHSLSITTTDCTTHLAMPPKKNKKGKAAAGTSTPPESVPLIITTNATPPPDSPPQLPDDPLSEPRSSNDVGLETMHEEVRPTIHTLAQRGDVAALDALLASDASLDVSARDEQDVTPLHWASINAHIAACRWLIDHGADVDAIGGELRATPLQWAARNGHLYVVHLLMSRGADPNIHDAQGFNTLHLVTHSSAVMPLLYILQQPVAVDEKDSDGHTALMWAAYQGDGLSVELLLMHGASVQTRDHAGLSPLHWAVVKGSLPCIKHLIEAGADLEAKEEQRKTPRDMAVELKSTAPLERALEEAVRTPDGRPIQARFGDRNTSVLVFVLPTFVLLAVFLTLKQFDWYIGIPLAVAEFFGMQLSIVRLLKHKPAHDRITASPYFAGIITGSLIWVFYTWATRLVRGAPGHLFSQVAFFFSFVGCATSFYKAITTDPGYVPKPENDGETKEAIELLTDEGRLNGTNFCIFCMVRKPLRSKHCRSCDRCVGRFDHHCPWIWNCVGYNNHRFFLLFVLFLISGVIFFDRLTISYIQESAPAYEAPEIPGFTICDISETLCRGTKYDAFAVAVAFWATLQLTWTSILAISQLWQVTRQMTTFEVSNLGRFGYMGGKGGTSLRDQSGALRAAGVQFRPMAEPDAEGASTPAGHVHGPQCKHGHGHGHGHNHRCGVLGRFCSGLGKVITGPLFQLLGLDFFTKGKGASGLAKAGKEQNPFDLGLVRNCMDFWSGVSGVDYVQLYDVPPEGWAAYRRKLAAGGVKKSNGYVAVAREEV, translated from the exons ATGAAACTCACCATCAAGGCCTAccgccccgtcgccgtctgGAAGTGGGACACCTCGACCGAGCCGCACAAGCCGTACCATTTCGCCGAGAGAGGGTACgaccaggacgaggacgacgatgacgacgacgacgtgtgcG TCTGGGGCGAATGCACCCACGTCTTCCACATGCACTGCCTCCTCAAGTGGATCGACACCGAATCGAGCAAGCAGCAGTGTCCCCTGGACCGGCGGCCGTGGG TCACGGCAGACAGAAAACCCGACCAGCTGCCTACTACCGTCTCGGGCGCGCCCATGGCCTCCGTGGCTCCTGGCCCgatgccgcgccgcgaggacagcgacgacgagggggaggtggtcgaggccgctgagggggccgaggtcggtgaggcTGTAGCGGCTGGGGAGGACGTCGAGATTGA CCCTGAACGCGCGAAGTCGCCCCCCCCCTCGGCCTTTGGCTGctccatctcgtccatctcgctcCATCACTCTCTTTCCATCACTACCACTGActgcaccacccaccttgccATGCCCCCAaagaagaacaagaagggcaaggcggccgCAGGGACTAGCACGCCCCCCGAGTCGGTGCCGCTCATCATCACGACCaacgcgacgccgccgccagactCGCCACCGCAGCTGCCCGACGACCCGCTCTCCGAGCCGCGGTCGAGCAACGACGTGGGGCTCGAGACGATGCACGAGGAGGTGCGG CCGACGATCCacacgctcgcgcagcgcggcgacgtcgctgcccttgacgcgctcctcgcctctGACGCTAGCCTCGACGTCTCGGcccgcgacgagcaggacGTCACCCCGCTCCACTGGGCCTCGATCAACGCGCACATCGCCGCGTGCCGCTGGCTCAtcgaccacggcgccgacgtcgacgctatcggcggcgagctgcgcgcgacgccccTCCAGTGGGCGGCGCGAAACGGGCACCTATATGTCGTCCATCTGCTCatgtcgcgcggcgccgacccgAATATCCACGACGCGCAAGGCTTCAACACACTGCACCTCGTCACGCACAGCAGTGCCGTGATGCCGCTGTTGTATATt CTCCAACAgcctgtcgccgtcgacgagaaggacAGCGACGGACACACGGCGCTCATGTGGGCCGCGTACCAGGGCGACGGCCTGTCAGTCGAGCTGTTGCTCATGcacggcgcgtcggtgcAGACCCGCGACCACGCCGGCCTGTCCCCACTGCACTGGGCGGTGGTCAAGGGCTCGCTGCCATGCATCAAGCACCTGATCGAGGCAggtgccgacctcgaggcgaAAGAGGAGCAGCGCAAGACGCCGCGCGATATggccgtcgagctcaagTCGACGGCACCGCTGGAACGGgccctcgaggaggccgtgcGCACGCCGGATGGAAGACCGATCCAGGCGCGATTTGGCGACCGCAATACCAGCGTGCTGGTCTTTGTGCTGCCTACGTTTGTGCTTTTGGCTGTGTTCCTCACCCTCAAGCAGTTTGACTGGTACATCGGCATCCCGCTGGCGGTGGCCGAGTTCTTCGGAATGCAGTTG TCCATTGTCCGCCTGCTTAAGCACAAGCCGGCGCACGACCGCatcaccgcctcgccctACTTCGCCGGCATCATCACCGGCTCGCTCATCTGGGTGTTCTACACCTGGGCTACCCGGCTGGTCCGCGGCGCCCCAGGGCACCTCTTCTCGCAggtcgccttcttcttctcgttTGTCGGCTGCGCCACGTCCTTCTACAAGGCCATCACGACGGACCCGGGATACGTGCCCAAGCCTGAGAATGACGGCGAGACCAAGGAGGCGATCGAGCTGTTGACGGACGAGGGGCGGTTGAACGGGACCAACTTCTGCATCTTCTGCATG GTTCGCAAACCCCTTCGGTCGAAGCACTGCCGATCCTGCGACCGCTGTGTCGGGCGATTCGACCACCATTGCCCGTGGATCTGGAACTGTG TCGGGTACAATAACCACCGTTTCTTCCTCCTCTTTGTGTTATTCCTCATCTCGGGTGTCATCTTCTTTGATCGCTTGACTATTTCTT ATATCCAAGAGAGCGCACCTGCATACGAAGCCCCCGAGATCCCAGGCTTCACCATCTGCGACATTTCCGAGACGCTGTGCAGAGGAACAAAATACGATGCCTTTGCTGTCGCGGTTGCCTTCTGGGCCACTCTCCAGCTTACATGGACATCGatcctcgccatctcgcAGTTATGGCAGGTCACGCGGCAGATGACCACGTTCGAGGTGTCCAACCTGGGACGATTCGGATACATGGGTGGAAAGGGCGGCACGTCGCTGCGGGACCAGTctggcgcgctgcgcgccgctggTGTCCAGTTCCGCCCGATGGCCGAGCCAGACGCCGAGGGTGCGTCGACGCCCGCTGGACATGTCCACGGCCCGCAATGCAAGCACGGCCATGGACATGGGCACGGGCACAACCACCGCTGTGGCGTTCTTGGCCGCTTCTGCTCCGGCCTTGGCAAGGTGATCACCGGCCCGCTGTTCCAGCTTCTCGGACTCGACTTCTTcaccaagggcaagggagCAAGTGGTCTTGCCAAGGCGGGCAAGGAGCAGAACCCATTCGACTTGGGCTTGGTCAGG AACTGCATGGACTTCTGGtcgggcgtcagcggcgtcgactaTGTGCAGCTGTACGACGTGCCTCCCGAGG GCTGGGCTGCGTACCGCCGCAaactcgccgccggcggagtCAAGAAGTCCAATGGCTATGTGGctgtcgcgcgcgaggaggtgtAG
- the RMT2 gene encoding Protein arginine N-methyltransferase 2 — MSTAAPDLPPEALELAQALLHASSTEPSFTIAALLERHAPTWYQDEDLGFSCLHHAAERREPAIVRQLLRAGAVWNAVDHWGRTAGEVALSLGDKESWEAIRNEGVRSEMLHHALKGDAGNGVVTLRAEDSSSAGDNLAFLASELTWETGADGRERVLDADGNGVMMGWEEPLMREHVRLMTADHPKAGGGMSILNVGYGLGIVDRLFQSTSPASHTIIEAHPQVLKHIRDTGVDKLPGVRILEGRWQDWVVGDKLGELIAGTEDAMGFDAIFVDTFAEGYEDLKAFFEVLPDILEAEAGVFSFWNGLGATNPTIYAVSSSLAELHLDDVGLDTVWHDVAIPESLASEVWKGVRRRYWELPGYKLPVSKMRLM, encoded by the exons ATGTCCACTGCCGCCCCCGACCTGCCCCCCGAGGCCCTGGAACTCGCCCAGGCGCTCCTgcacgcgtcgtcgaccgagccgTCCTTCACCATCGCGGCCCTGCTGGAGCGTCACGCGCCGACATGGTAccaggacgaggacctcggcTTCTCGTGCCTGCACCACGCTGcggagcgccgcgagcccgcGATCGTGAggcagctgctgcgtgcCGGCGCGGTGTGGAACGCCGTCGACCACTGGGGCCggacggcgggcgaggtcgccctGAGCTTGGGGGACAAGGAGAGCTGGGAGGCGATCCGGAACGAGGGCGTGCGCTCCGAGATGCTCCACCacgcgctcaagggcgaCGCGGGCAACGGCGTCGTCACGCTCCGCGCAGaggactcgtcgtcggcgggcgatAACCTTGCGTTCCTGGCCAGCGAGCTCACGTGGGAGACGGGCGCggacggccgcgagcgcgtgctcgacgccgatggGAACGGCGTCATGATGGGCTGGGAGGAGCCCTTGA TGCGCGAGCACGTGCGCCTCATGACAGCCGACCATCCCAAGGCTGGTGGGGGCATGTCGATTCTGAACGTCGGCTATGGTTTGGGCATT GTCGACCGCCTCTTCCagtccacctcgcccgcgtcgcaTACCATCATCGAGGCGCACCCGCAGGTCCTGAAACACATCCGCGACACCGGCGTGGACAAGCTGCCCGGCGTGCGCATCCTCGAGGGGCGGTGGCAGGACTGGGTGGTTGGCGACAAGCTGGGCGAGCTGATCGCTGGCACCGAGGACGCGATGGGCTTTGACGCCATCTTCGTGGACACCTTTGCGGAGGGGTacgagg ACCTCAAAGCCTTCTTCGAAGTCCTCCCCGAcatcctcgaggccgaggccggcgtctTCTCCTTTTGGAACGGCCTGGGCGCGACCAACCCGACCATCtacgccgtctcgtcgtccctcgccgagctgcacctcgacgacgtcggcctcgataCTGTGTGGCACGACGTCGCGATCCCCGAGTCGCTCGCAAGCGAGGTGTGGAAGGGCGTTAGGAGACGATACTGGGAGCTGCCGGGGTACAAGCTGCCCGTGAGCAAGATGCGGCTGATGTAG
- the IPO13 gene encoding Importin-13, giving the protein MNAAFGGSATVDPTPAPTPPPPPTTNLSFPVLPQSDIDQVAATILHLFDPATSCNPALAKSLQQQLQELQARPEAWGLIAGLAHHDDPNVRFFSAHTAQAKISRDWESLPQELQPSLLHLLLNTLSEAISPTNPQTWQPANAVVVRKLFGCLSSLILRLPFHIFPNPIQTVLGTISSALARATTLPPSAPVSGYNTPQRPFSNGFGMGDEAKFRSRLRLWALEWCGICVEEISRAGISEQKRNALRRHLDLDVPAVMATITESMDGEAVQSPADRIKSAEAACKCATSWINYGLGADELSALLPHLYALLPLPAASTTLVEVLSESIFKYGKGTKILTEPLLAWVIGPNGQGLIGSADDEPSEAVEAFTKMLCALVEHSSAWLVERLQQADVQAFLATVLRITGWQGTGGVDENVSDLTLPIYPYIQEAIMDSDVFSEPHETSETWAVAKSFFRELVDVTRRKVRWPGSGEDSSLGGLDREDREAFDNWRRDAGEVIVGAYYILRDEMLDSLTRIATDQVSSPATPWQDIEATLHCIRYSGEGVPLAERVSLPVLFSEQVLGQLQQRPTAGLGEERLRLTVVCMIRAYEEWFKFNPEHLLPVLNYLVPSLTSSHLVAPSAADSLKALCDICRNKLVNHIGAFSELHGKIGDLGPEEHPKVIEGITSVIQALAPADAVAPVQGILGPIVERLGQAVAAGQSNPVDAAPLLVQAMNSLTACFKGLSPSDDDMFDSLEGDDEVKAAAIKVARADPGMVVLRQQAETAISGVVTVWNGDGEVADAISSLLKQATLSSTETLISLSPLPLLSLVCAACEQQPSALWMSLASTLTLRIGTATSPLQLKKDRTDAEEAAKTEEDSQRWNVVADAGTRLVAIAGNMLGVPGGMRDNPDVVEAWFKFCSAISSRYPGVLLRLPTQVIEAYMSLGIMGLGTQERFSLKTAAEFFIALFANTRYPSPLESSVEPLISHFGPQILRALLLSAGSEGPRSVIPNLAELLASLVTRVPGPDMSNWLDGVLAEEGFPDPRATAESKARLKGTILRSRTSKKMQAALHEFALVARGLANTTYGNATAVDRS; this is encoded by the exons ATGAACGCTGCATTCGGAGGCAGCGCAACGGTCGatccgacgccggcgccgaccccgcccccgccgccaacgacgaaCCTCTCCTTCCCCGTGCTTCCCCAGAGCGACATTGACCAGGTGGCTGCT ACCATCCTCCACCTCTTCGACCCGGCGACCTCATGCAACCCCGCCCTCGCGAAGAgcttgcagcagcagctgcaggaGCTTCAGGCGCGCCCCGAGGCATGGGGGCTCATTGCAGGGTTGGCACACCATGAC GACCCAAATGTTCGGTTCTTCTCGGCACACACGGCGCAGGCCAAGATCTCGCGCGACTG GGAGTCGCTGCCGCAGGAGCTGCAGCCGTCGCTGCTCCACCTCCTGCTGAACACGCTGTCCGAGGCCATCTCGCCTACGAACCCGCAGACATGGCAGCCGGCGAATGCGGTCGTCGTGCGCAAGTTATTTGGTTGT ctcTCCTCCCTCATCCTCCGCCTCCCATTCCACATCTTCCCCAACCCTATCCAAACGGTCCTGGGCACCATCTCgtctgcgctcgctcgcgccactACCCtgcccccctccgccccagTGAGCGGGTACAACACGCCCCAGCGCCCGTTCTCCAACGGCTTCGGgatgggcgacgaggccaagttCCGCAGTCGGCTGCGGCTGTGGGCGCTGGAGTGGTGTGGCATCTGTGTTGAGGAGATTTCGCGTGCAGGTATCAGCGAGCAGAAGAG GAACGCGTTGAGgcgccacctcgacctcgacgtgccCGCCGTCATGGCGACGATCACCGAGTCgatggacggcgaggcggtccAGTCTCCTGCGGACCGCATCAAGTCTGCCGAAGCGGCGTGTAAGTGTGCCACCAGCTGGATCAActacggcctcggcgccgacgagctctcGGCACTTCTGCCACACCTTTacgccctcctcccactgCCTGCGGCGTCTACCACGCTTGTTGAGGTTCTCTCCGAATCAATCTTCAAGTACGGCAAGGGAACCAAGATCCTCACCGAGCCACTACTTGCCTGGGTCATTGGTCCGAATGGCCAAGGGCTGATaggcagcgccgacgacgagccatCAGAAGCTGTCGAGGCGTTCACCAAGATGCTGTGTGCACTGGTGGAGCACTCGTCGGCCTGGCTCGTGGAGCGCCTGCAGCAGGCCGACGTGCAGGCCTTCTTGGCCACAGTCCTTCGGATCACTGGGTGGCAGGGCACGGGCGGTGTGGACGAGAACGTGTCCGACCTCACCCTGCCGATCTACCCATACATCCAGGAGGCGATCATGGACTCGGACGTGTTCTCCGAGCCACACGAGACGAGTGAAACCTGGGCTGTCGCCAAGTCGTTCttccgcgagctcgtcgacgtcacAAGACGCAAGGTGCGCTGGCCGGGCTCGGGAGAGGACTCGTCCCTTGGCGGTCTGGATCGCGAGGACCGCGAGGCGTTCGACAACTGGCGCCGGGACGCCGGAGAGGTCATTGTCGGCGCTTACTACATCCTCCGGGACGAGatgctcgactcgctcacGCGTATCGCGACAGATCAGGTGTCCAGCCCCGCCACACCGTGGCAGGACATCGAGGCAACGCTCCACTGTATCCGCtacagcggcgagggcgtacccctcgccgagcgtgtGTCATTACCAGTTCTGTTCTCAGAGCAAGTCCTGGGTCAGTTGCAGCAGCGCCCAACGGCTGGCTTGGGAGAGGAGAGGCTGAGGCTCACAGTTGTGTGCATGATTC GCGCCTACGAAGAGTGGTTCAAGTTCAACCCCGAGCACCTGCTTCCAGTGCTCAACTACCTCGTACCCTCgctcacctcctcccacctCGTTGCACCATCTGCTGCCGACTCGCTGAAGGCGCTCTGCGACATCTGCCGCAACAAGCTGGTCAACCACATTGGCGCCTTCTCCGAGCTCCACGGCAAGattggcgacctcggcccgGAGGAACATCCCAAGGTCATCGAGGGCATCACCTCGGTCATTCAGGCACTGGCCCCTGCCGATGCTGTTGCCCCGGTGCAGGGCATCCTCGGTCCGATTGTCGAGCGCCTGGGCCAGGCGGTGGCCGCTGGTCAGTCAaaccccgtcgacgccgccccacTCCTCGTTCAGGCGATGAACTCGCTCACGGCGTGCTTCAAGGGCCTGTCGCCATCAGACGACGACATGTTCGACTCGCTcgaaggcgacgacgaggtcaaggcggCTGCCATCAAGGTCGCTCGTGCCGACCCCGGCATGGTTGTGCTGAGGCAGCAAGCCGAGACGGCCATCTCAGGCGTCGTGACAGTGTGGAACGGCGATGgtgaggtcgccgacgcgatCTCAAGTCTGTTGAAGCAGGCAacgttgtcgtcgaccgagACGTTGATCTCGCTctcgccactgccactgctgTCACTTGTctgcgcggcgtgcgagCAACAGCCCTCGGCTCTGTGGAtgtcgctcgcgtcgactCTCACCCTGCGCATTGGCACCGCCACATCCCCTCTGCAGCTGAAGAAAGACCGTAcggatgccgaggaggcggcgaaGACAGAAGAGGACTCGCAGCGGTGGAACGTGGTTGCCGACGCCGGTACTCGCCTGGTTGCAATCGCGGGCAACATGCTTGGCGTGCCCGGCGGCATGAGGGATAACCcggacgtcgtcgaggcgtgGTTCAAGTTCTGCTCAGCA ATCTCATCCAGATACCCTGGTgtgctcctccgcctcccgaCGCAGGTCATCGAAGCGTACATGTCCCTGGGCATCATGGGCCTCGGTACACAGGAGCGCTTCTCGCTGAAGACGGCGGCCGAGTTCTTC ATCGCCCTGTTCGCCAACACGCGCTACCCCTCGCCACTTGAGAGCTCTGTCGAGCCCCTAATCTCGCACTTTGGCCCCCAGATCCTGcgtgccctcctcctctccgccgGCTCGGAGGGCCCGCGATCCGTCATTcccaacctcgccgagctgcttgcgTCGCTCGTTACCCGCGTACCTGGACCAGACATGTCCAACTGGCTCGACGGGGTGCTGGCCGAG GAAGGCTTCCCCGACcctcgcgcgacggccgagtcCAAGGCTCGCCTCAAGGGCACAATCTTGCGCTCGCGAACGTCCAAGAAGATGCAGGCTGCGCTGCACGAGtttgcgctcgtcgcccgcggccTGGCCAACACGACGTACGGCAACGCAACGGCCGTGGACCGCAGCTGA
- the SPAC16C9.01c_2 gene encoding uncharacterized protein: MLTCTEVFVHFVVTASTSAMGVPSSSTENGRPNGTSSTPGLGRLMLALILSPLSLYRPYESSLTSLARSSGLPGGGRFGKAGTARRRGTDTSAWEKERYFAHHAPRMLAVASLAPTTTSAWPFAHAFWDHSQMSPAGATGVATASTAISTYSGSWTLPTRSGTSIGSGNDTFSSARPPSRRYTRISGIATVTVFWGSVPITPDPAGPLALRLGEDIVDVHTAAERDVHSDAGT; encoded by the exons ATGTTGACATGCACCGAGGTGTTTGTACACTTTGTCGTGACAGCCAGCACCTCGGCAATGGGCGTtccctcgagctcgacagaGAATGGGAGACCGAACGGCACTTCGTCGACACCAGGATTAGGAAGACTGATGTTGGCACTGATCTTGAGCCCGTTGTCGCTGTACAGGCCGTACGAATCCagcttgacgagcttggcgagatCGAGCGGCTtgccgggcggcggcaggttCGGCAAGGCGGGCACTGCACG ACGGAGGGGGACGGACACATCGGCTTGGGAGAAGGAGAGGTACTTTGCCCACCACGCGCCTCGGATGCTGGCTGTGGCTTCCTTGGCACCGACGACCACATCGGCATGGCCCTTCGCCCATGCCTTCTGGGACCACTCCCAGATGTCGCCAGCGGGTGCGACGGGCgtcgcgaccgcctcgacggcaaTATCCACATACTCTGGCTCGTGGACCTTGCCCACGAGGAGCGGCACGTCGATCGGGTCCGGGAATGACACGttcagcagcgcgaggccgcctTCTCGGCGGTACACCAGAATCTCGGGAATCGCAACAGTCACCGTCTTCTGGGGAAGCGTGCCGATAACGCC GGACCCAGCTGGGCCACTCGCGCTTCGTCTCGGCGAGGACATAGTCGACGTCCACACCGCCGCGGAACGTGACGTTCACTCGGACGCCGGAACCTGA